The Thermodesulfobacteriota bacterium genome window below encodes:
- a CDS encoding bifunctional precorrin-2 dehydrogenase/sirohydrochlorin ferrochelatase, whose protein sequence is MPYYPIFLDIEKKTCLVVGGGAVAERKVLSLLFSGARVAVISPQLTKKLKSLVKTGKIRHTARRYCVGDIEGAFLVVSATDSEEINKAVSKEARKAGTLLNVVDRPELCNFIVPSVVERGSLLVAISTSGKSPYLAKALRKTLERSIPPEMAVFVELMGAVRRKLLKENAKNDKKDRIYEALLNSPLLEWIKKGDRAAINRFLKKTVGEEGEGYTLSKLKVKL, encoded by the coding sequence ATGCCCTACTACCCCATATTCCTGGACATAGAGAAGAAGACGTGCCTAGTCGTAGGCGGCGGCGCGGTGGCCGAGAGGAAGGTCTTATCCCTCCTCTTCTCCGGGGCGCGGGTGGCGGTTATAAGCCCACAGCTTACAAAAAAGCTTAAGAGCCTTGTGAAGACGGGAAAAATCCGCCACACCGCCAGGCGCTATTGCGTCGGCGACATCGAAGGCGCATTCCTCGTGGTAAGCGCCACGGACTCCGAAGAGATAAACAAGGCGGTCTCGAAAGAGGCCCGGAAGGCCGGGACGCTCTTAAACGTGGTGGACCGGCCCGAACTCTGCAACTTCATCGTGCCCTCGGTGGTCGAAAGGGGGAGCCTGCTCGTGGCGATCTCAACCTCGGGGAAGAGCCCGTACCTGGCCAAGGCGCTCCGTAAAACGCTCGAGCGGAGCATACCGCCGGAGATGGCGGTGTTCGTGGAGCTCATGGGCGCGGTGAGGCGGAAGCTATTGAAAGAGAACGCCAAAAATGATAAAAAGGATAGGATTTACGAGGCGCTCCTCAACTCCCCCCTCCTTGAGTGGATAAAGAAGGGGGATAGGGCGGCGATCAACCGGTTTCTGAAAAAAACTGTCGGTGAGGAGGGGGAGGGCTACACGCTCTCGAAGCTAAAGGTAAAACTTTAG
- a CDS encoding Fic family protein, with translation MVRLEKGPLRKYTPCRSASRNEIVKAIAIVHAELVLIHPFREGNGRIARLIATVMAMQAELPPLDFGGIKGKTRQKYFSAVQAGLDKDYEPMEKVFSAVISRTLRVRGKRGI, from the coding sequence ATGGTTAGGCTCGAAAAAGGTCCGCTTCGTAAGTATACGCCGTGCCGCTCTGCCTCAAGGAACGAGATTGTAAAGGCCATCGCCATAGTGCATGCCGAGTTGGTGTTAATTCACCCCTTCCGTGAAGGGAACGGCAGGATCGCGCGCCTGATAGCGACCGTAATGGCCATGCAGGCGGAATTACCCCCATTGGACTTTGGCGGCATTAAAGGAAAGACCAGACAGAAGTACTTCTCGGCGGTACAGGCGGGGCTGGATAAGGATTACGAACCTATGGAGAAGGTCTTCAGCGCCGTGATTTCCCGGACGCTCCGGGTTCGCGGGAAGCGGGGGATTTAG